Proteins found in one Panicum hallii strain FIL2 chromosome 4, PHallii_v3.1, whole genome shotgun sequence genomic segment:
- the LOC112888832 gene encoding uncharacterized protein LOC112888832 has translation MDWYAWLSRTGLAPSLTHEYGRLFSRNELEPGDAAHFDHDLLKSMGIAVAKHRLEILKLARKQAEGGEGGEGASAAAARLARRATRCLARCVRRLAGGGGRRRRGASSVTVVPRICSGDDAVRVGAVQRKSAANTKKSMVLMITDGAGGGDGLARGGGATARLSASSQKASLMFHDCYHNDDEDEEGEEDDEEDDGGAGDDDDIKWDSMFQDLKPT, from the coding sequence ATGGACTGGTACGCGTGGCTGTCGAGGACGGGGCTGGCGCCGTCGCTGACGCACGAGTACGGGCGCCTCTTCAGCCGGAACGAGCTGGAGCCCGGCGACGCGGCGCACTTCGACCACGACCTGCTCAAGAGCATGGGCATTGCCGTCGCCAAGCACCGCCTCGAGATCCTCAAGCTGGCCAGGAAGCAGGCGGAGGGGGGCGAAGGGGGCGAGGGCGCATCGGCGGCGGCCGCACGGCTCGCGCGCAGGGCCACGAGGTGCCTGGCCCGCTGCGTGCGCCggctggccggcggcgggggcaggaggaggaggggcgcgtcgTCGGTCACCGTCGTGCCCAGGATCTGCAGCGGCGACGACGCCGTCCGCGTCGGCGCCGTGCAGCGGAAGAGCGCCGCCAACACCAAGAAGTCGATGGTGCTCATGATCACCGACGGCGCAGGCGGAGGAGACGGACTcgccaggggcggcggcgccaccGCGCGGCTGTCCGCGTCGTCCCAGAAGGCGAGCCTGATGTTCCATGACTGCTACCACAAcgacgacgaggacgaggaaggagaagaggacgacgaggaggacgacggcggcgccggcgacgacgacgacatcAAGTGGGACTCCATGTTTCAGGACCTGAAGCCCACGTGA